From the genome of Salvelinus alpinus chromosome 19, SLU_Salpinus.1, whole genome shotgun sequence, one region includes:
- the LOC139545183 gene encoding putative nuclease HARBI1, which translates to MKAQNCVFLSALTMACPFVRDVVDEEALVLRRAFRRERVFRDRLDPLAFPDDHLYERYRFSADGIRYLCRLLGLRIKHRTARSHALSVEQMVCVALRFFASGAFLYSVGDAEQLNKATICRTIRSVCLAIKALADVFISFPGHRRLCDIKEEFYRIAGFPNVIGAVDCTHIRIKAPSGAHEADFVNRKSFHSINVQMVCNADCVISNVVAKWPGSVHDSRIFRASEIYQCLSQGEFSGVLLGDRGYGCQPFLLTPFTDPQEAQQAYNHAHARTRARVEMTFGLLKARFHCLHKLRVSPVRACDITVACAVLHNVACLRKERAPRVPPAMDWDNPAIFPDDDSGRLLRDQYVLNYFS; encoded by the exons atgaaggcccaaaattgtgtgttcctttctgctctgacaatggcatgcccattcgtgcgagatgtggtggatgaagaagcacttgtgctgaggagagccttcaggcgagaaagggtcttcagggaccggttggacccactggccttccctgatgaccatctatatgaaagatacaggttttctgcagatggcatcaggtatctatgcagactactgggtctcaggattaagcaccgcactgcacggagccatgcactgagtgtggagcaaatggtttgtgtggccttgcgcttttttgctagtggagccttcctgtactcagtgggggatgcagaacagctgaacaaggccacaatttgccgcacaataaggagtgtgtgtctggctatcaaagcattagcagatgtcttcatctccttccctggccacagaagactctgtgacatcaaagaggagttctataggattgcag gtttccccaatgtcattggtgcagtggactgcacacacataaggataaaagccccctcaggtgcccatgaggccgattttgtgaataggaaatcctttcacagcattaatgttcag atggtctgcaatgctgactgtgtgatcagcaatgttgtggcaaaatggcctggctcagtccatgactccagaatctttcgggcctctgaaatctatcagtgcctatcacaag gtgaattctctggtgtgttgctgggagacagggggtatggctgccagccttttctcctgacacctttcacagacccccaggaagcacagcaggcctacaaccatgcccatgccaggaccagggccagagttgaaatgacctttggcctcctgaaggcacgctttcactgccttcacaaattaagggtcagccctgttagggcatgtgatattactgtggcttgtgctgtcctccacaatgtggcctgcctgaggaaggagagggcccccagagtgccaccagccatggactgggacaatccggcaatcttccctgatgacgacagtggtcggctgctgagggaccaatatgtgttgaattattttagttag